In Ruminococcaceae bacterium BL-6, a genomic segment contains:
- a CDS encoding HTH gntR-type domain-containing protein — protein sequence MPKDYQKELAIREDLAYQIQHHRFAEGEKLPSEYELAEKYDVTRITVRNVYLTLQEMGFIYSKQGVGHFVQKKIGNIELLLKSGSSFSEKMRRQNIPCETVNLFCRRISYSKALFERLEASENEEVFCIARLRILYHFPAAIHFSYLLKSRFPTIDRDGPSITSIFDYYRRLGHRNLLASPATLSAGFPSRQEKKWLQCGALVPLLVLEHDCVDADSGETLEKTRSIYRSDIFQHRVKF from the coding sequence ATGCCGAAAGATTATCAGAAGGAATTAGCAATTCGGGAAGATTTGGCATACCAGATTCAGCATCACCGGTTTGCCGAGGGGGAAAAGCTTCCCAGCGAATATGAGCTTGCAGAAAAATACGATGTAACGCGGATCACGGTCCGCAACGTTTATCTCACCCTGCAGGAGATGGGCTTCATTTATTCCAAGCAGGGAGTCGGCCACTTCGTCCAGAAAAAAATCGGGAACATCGAGCTGCTGCTGAAAAGCGGCTCCAGCTTCAGCGAAAAAATGCGCCGGCAAAACATCCCCTGCGAAACCGTGAATCTTTTCTGCAGGCGGATCTCTTACTCGAAGGCCCTGTTCGAACGGCTGGAAGCATCGGAAAACGAAGAGGTTTTCTGTATCGCGCGCCTGCGGATCCTTTACCATTTTCCGGCCGCCATCCATTTTTCTTACCTGCTGAAATCCAGATTTCCGACGATCGACCGCGACGGCCCCTCGATCACTTCCATCTTCGATTATTACCGCAGGCTGGGCCACCGGAACCTTCTGGCTTCCCCGGCGACCCTGAGCGCCGGATTTCCTTCCCGGCAGGAAAAGAAGTGGCTGCAGTGCGGCGCGCTGGTGCCGCTTCTGGTGCTGGAACACGACTGCGTCGATGCGGACAGCGGCGAAACGCTGGAAAAAACAAGGAGCATCTACCGGAGCGATATCTTCCAGCACAGGGTAAAGTTTTAA
- a CDS encoding Uncharacterized periplasmic metal-binding protein TP_0034: protein MLKRYAAFLLCAAVISVGFSACGGEKMMNSGAASQPVSEVSEESGTSDEKLKASVSFDAMKELTEAVGKDKVEITVINPGVEGCAADFEPKAQDLISLSTAKIFVYNGLGMESWAKEAVQSANNPNLAAVEASKGAQAIKNTDPGEIEEHGQENPHLWMSLKGAEIEAKNIKDGLVKADPSNREYYEKNCGDFVSKLESLYAEYDKKFKSVSKKSFVTGHAAFGYLCRDFGLEQNSVEDVYAEGEPSAQQLAELVKYCKTNKVTTVFVEQMASPEISKTLAKEVGAKTETIYTLESTEDGKPYLERMESNLSKIYESLGGGA, encoded by the coding sequence ATGTTAAAACGGTATGCGGCGTTTCTGCTCTGTGCAGCGGTGATAAGCGTAGGCTTTTCGGCATGCGGCGGAGAAAAAATGATGAATTCGGGGGCTGCTTCCCAGCCTGTCAGTGAGGTTTCGGAGGAAAGCGGGACTTCAGATGAGAAATTGAAGGCATCCGTATCGTTCGACGCCATGAAAGAATTGACGGAGGCCGTCGGAAAAGACAAAGTCGAAATCACTGTCATCAACCCCGGTGTGGAGGGCTGCGCCGCCGATTTTGAGCCGAAAGCGCAGGACCTTATCAGCCTGAGCACGGCAAAAATCTTTGTGTATAACGGCCTTGGGATGGAGTCCTGGGCAAAGGAAGCGGTTCAATCGGCAAATAATCCGAATCTGGCCGCCGTAGAAGCCTCGAAAGGGGCGCAGGCAATCAAGAACACCGATCCGGGAGAAATCGAAGAACACGGACAGGAGAACCCTCATTTATGGATGAGCTTAAAAGGCGCTGAAATCGAAGCCAAAAACATCAAAGACGGCCTGGTGAAAGCGGACCCGTCCAATCGGGAGTATTACGAAAAGAACTGCGGCGATTTCGTTTCCAAGCTGGAAAGCCTTTATGCGGAATATGATAAAAAATTCAAGTCCGTGTCAAAAAAGAGCTTTGTAACGGGACATGCCGCATTCGGCTATCTGTGCCGCGATTTTGGGCTGGAACAGAACAGTGTGGAGGATGTCTACGCCGAAGGGGAGCCCAGTGCTCAGCAGTTGGCCGAGCTTGTAAAATACTGCAAGACGAATAAAGTCACAACCGTTTTTGTAGAACAGATGGCAAGCCCGGAGATTTCAAAGACATTGGCGAAGGAAGTCGGGGCAAAGACCGAAACGATTTATACTCTTGAAAGCACAGAGGATGGGAAGCCCTATTTGGAGAGGATGGAAAGCAATCTGAGCAAGATCTATGAAAGCCTGGGGGGCGGGGCCTGA
- a CDS encoding YibE/F family protein → MKNKIILITTILASVLFLFWGNKIAAKDFPDPTNGQGMESQEAVVTEITGRSSEKIDMEGSSPQEASTISFHAKLLTGGQKGKTVTATQSFQPGISSQMKEVEAGDKLILIKSENEGSESQWVAGDYVRTDALMVLGGLFALSLLFFGRSKGLHTIISLVFTCLAVFAVFIPAILSGKNIYFWAILTSSFIIVMSYLIVNDANKKTLAAGLGCLGGILVSGAITAVMSPALKLTGVLDEDSMYLLYINEKRPIDLKAIIFAAILIGAIGAIMDVSMSISSSLSEISRKNRSASFHDIFRSGMEIGRDVMGTMTNTLILAYIGGSLSVVLLLMAYNTSLLQVLNREMVVVDILQALVGSFGILFAIPFTSFVCAAFYSKNQNDGGHPKARPSSNGT, encoded by the coding sequence ATGAAAAATAAAATCATATTGATCACGACCATTCTGGCATCCGTCCTGTTCCTTTTTTGGGGAAACAAAATTGCGGCAAAGGATTTTCCCGACCCGACGAACGGGCAGGGAATGGAAAGCCAGGAGGCTGTCGTGACCGAAATCACCGGCCGCAGCTCGGAAAAAATCGATATGGAAGGGAGCTCCCCGCAGGAGGCTTCCACGATTTCCTTCCATGCAAAGCTTTTGACCGGCGGTCAAAAAGGGAAAACGGTTACGGCGACGCAGAGCTTCCAGCCCGGTATCTCCTCTCAGATGAAAGAGGTGGAGGCGGGGGATAAATTGATCCTGATCAAATCGGAAAACGAAGGGAGCGAATCCCAATGGGTGGCGGGGGATTACGTCAGAACCGACGCCCTTATGGTGCTGGGGGGCCTTTTTGCCCTTTCCCTTCTGTTTTTTGGCAGGAGCAAGGGGCTGCACACGATCATTTCGCTGGTGTTTACGTGTCTGGCCGTATTCGCGGTTTTCATCCCGGCCATTCTTTCCGGAAAGAACATTTACTTCTGGGCGATTCTGACCAGCTCTTTTATTATTGTCATGAGCTATCTGATTGTAAATGACGCCAATAAAAAGACGCTGGCCGCCGGGCTCGGCTGTCTGGGGGGAATTCTGGTTTCGGGTGCGATAACCGCCGTCATGAGTCCTGCCCTCAAACTGACCGGCGTTTTGGATGAGGATTCCATGTACCTGCTTTACATCAATGAAAAACGCCCCATCGATTTAAAAGCCATCATCTTCGCGGCGATTCTGATCGGGGCGATCGGGGCGATTATGGATGTCTCCATGTCGATCTCCTCTTCCCTTTCTGAAATCAGCCGGAAAAACCGCTCCGCTTCCTTCCACGATATTTTCCGGTCGGGAATGGAGATCGGGAGAGACGTTATGGGGACCATGACAAACACACTGATCCTCGCCTACATCGGCGGCTCCCTTTCCGTCGTCCTTCTGCTGATGGCCTACAATACCTCCCTGCTGCAGGTGCTGAACCGGGAAATGGTCGTGGTAGACATTTTACAGGCTCTTGTCGGCAGCTTCGGGATTTTATTCGCCATCCCCTTCACCTCTTTCGTCTGCGCGGCCTTTTATTCGAAAAATCAAAACGACGGCGGACATCCGAAGGCCCGGCCTTCGTCAAACGGAACTTAA